In Elusimicrobiales bacterium, one genomic interval encodes:
- a CDS encoding DUF885 domain-containing protein, with protein MTRAAKFAIIHYVNIFSLIAVMCVMAAPARGYEEALSEKHLEGTLEASKMQEIFDRYLATLQVTDPEAATRIGVHEADKNLTSRNLEQEEARINTTKGYLADLSKIDKSVLNHSDFIDLTLFQTRLEMDVYVMEVSKPLLRRPQFYMSALDAIYGILNKDFDAYMLRAHNALSRLKQFPQILSQAEHNLTTPPKIWVEQAIIECDDADTSFADLTPMFKRMVGLDASLQGEVDRSVQNARQAISHYRAYLKDTAIKQASGDFRIGDEAYGYYLARWHHVGFNPADAEAIARKTFKSTRSDFLTELAQTLGRKEVAPEDFDEAIFKLSKDHPRYDDIISTFQQEMERAYRHFDRYHIAPVPKERIRIVEPPSYLTSKTPFVFYSRPYPLDLARVAELYVNLPPKKTPEKKLEAAIRAMFNFPYIEMAVTQEVYPGRHLQDSESLQTPRPRHISEQPFLSNGWAAYAQLLGMEQGYYTNFTAKLVYLRWELVRAARAYVDAALHTKDIDYDQAMTFLTKEAGLSAGQARSEILRVSLNPTEGLSYIIGRDEILRVRKKYRDKLGDDFDLRDFHRRLLQLGNVPITMLDGELAKSYEESKSPFDMK; from the coding sequence ATGACAAGAGCGGCAAAATTTGCGATAATCCATTACGTGAACATCTTTTCCCTGATTGCCGTCATGTGCGTCATGGCCGCCCCTGCGCGCGGCTACGAGGAAGCGCTTTCGGAAAAACATCTTGAAGGCACGCTTGAAGCCTCCAAGATGCAGGAAATTTTCGACCGGTATCTGGCCACTCTTCAGGTTACCGACCCGGAAGCCGCCACGCGCATAGGCGTGCACGAGGCGGATAAAAACCTCACCTCCCGCAATCTGGAGCAGGAAGAAGCCCGCATAAACACGACCAAAGGCTATCTTGCGGACCTGTCTAAAATAGACAAATCCGTGCTGAATCACTCCGATTTCATTGACCTCACCCTTTTCCAGACAAGACTGGAGATGGACGTGTATGTGATGGAAGTCTCCAAGCCGCTGCTCAGGCGTCCGCAGTTTTACATGTCCGCGCTGGATGCGATATACGGCATTCTCAACAAAGACTTTGACGCCTACATGCTTAGAGCGCACAACGCGCTGTCAAGGCTGAAACAGTTCCCGCAGATTCTATCGCAGGCGGAGCATAACCTGACCACTCCTCCCAAAATATGGGTGGAACAGGCCATAATAGAATGCGACGACGCCGACACTTCTTTTGCCGACCTCACCCCGATGTTCAAGCGCATGGTGGGGCTGGACGCCTCGCTTCAGGGCGAGGTTGACCGCTCCGTGCAAAACGCGCGCCAGGCCATATCGCATTACCGCGCCTACCTCAAGGACACCGCGATTAAACAGGCCAGCGGCGATTTCCGCATAGGGGACGAGGCATACGGCTATTACCTGGCGCGGTGGCATCATGTCGGCTTCAATCCCGCAGACGCAGAAGCAATCGCGCGGAAGACGTTCAAAAGCACGCGCTCGGATTTCCTGACGGAGCTTGCGCAGACGCTTGGCCGCAAGGAAGTGGCCCCGGAAGACTTTGACGAGGCCATATTCAAACTTTCCAAGGACCATCCCAGGTATGACGATATAATTTCCACCTTCCAGCAGGAGATGGAGCGCGCCTACCGCCATTTTGACCGCTACCACATCGCGCCCGTGCCAAAGGAAAGGATACGGATTGTGGAGCCGCCGTCTTACCTGACAAGCAAGACGCCGTTCGTATTCTACAGCCGTCCGTATCCGCTGGACCTGGCCCGCGTGGCCGAACTGTATGTGAACCTTCCGCCGAAAAAAACGCCGGAGAAGAAACTTGAGGCGGCGATACGCGCCATGTTCAACTTCCCCTATATAGAAATGGCGGTAACGCAGGAGGTCTATCCGGGCAGGCATTTGCAGGATTCGGAATCGCTGCAGACCCCGCGCCCGCGGCATATATCTGAGCAGCCTTTTCTTTCCAACGGCTGGGCGGCTTACGCGCAGCTGCTGGGGATGGAGCAGGGCTATTACACCAATTTCACGGCCAAGCTGGTTTATCTGCGCTGGGAACTGGTTCGCGCCGCCCGCGCGTATGTGGACGCCGCGCTGCACACAAAGGACATAGACTATGACCAGGCCATGACTTTCCTGACCAAAGAGGCGGGGCTTTCCGCCGGACAGGCCAGATCGGAAATTCTGCGCGTGTCGCTTAATCCGACGGAGGGACTGTCTTATATAATCGGCAGGGACGAGATTTTGCGCGTAAGGAAGAAGTACCGCGACAAACTGGGAGACGATTTCGACCTGCGCGATTTCCACAGGCGGCTGCTGCAACTCGGCAACGTGCCGATTACCATGCTTGACGGCGAGCTTGCCAAAAGCTACGAAGAATCCAAATCCCCCTTTGACATGAAATGA
- a CDS encoding ABC transporter ATP-binding protein encodes MTEIPAIRLENLAKTYRRSHLGRTTETIALDGLSLAVGRGEIFGLLGLNGAGKTTAMKLVLGLLFPTKGEAEVMGRKAGSNDAKRMIGYLPELPYFYPYFTPAESLEFYAALSGADSAASRISGILERVGLAPHAKKCAGEFSKGMLERLGLAQALVHDPQVLVLDEPVSGLDPLAVWDFRELFLELNRAGKTIFVSSHSISEVEKICSRVAILKAGKLAALVSQQEWKNSPGGLEEIFVRTVRG; translated from the coding sequence ATGACGGAAATACCGGCAATCAGGCTTGAGAATCTTGCAAAAACCTACCGCCGCTCCCATCTGGGAAGGACGACGGAAACCATAGCCCTGGACGGGCTGAGTCTCGCCGTTGGCCGCGGCGAGATATTCGGGCTGCTGGGGCTTAACGGCGCGGGCAAAACCACCGCCATGAAGCTGGTGCTGGGGCTTTTGTTCCCCACAAAAGGCGAGGCCGAGGTGATGGGCCGCAAGGCCGGCAGCAACGACGCCAAGCGGATGATAGGCTATCTGCCGGAGCTGCCGTATTTCTACCCGTATTTCACCCCGGCGGAAAGCCTGGAATTTTATGCCGCGCTTTCCGGCGCGGATTCCGCCGCATCGCGGATAAGCGGCATTCTGGAGCGGGTAGGCCTTGCCCCCCACGCAAAAAAATGCGCGGGCGAATTCTCAAAGGGAATGCTGGAACGGCTTGGGCTTGCCCAGGCTCTGGTCCACGACCCGCAGGTGCTGGTGCTGGACGAGCCTGTCAGCGGGCTGGACCCGCTTGCCGTCTGGGATTTCCGGGAATTGTTTCTGGAGCTTAACCGCGCGGGAAAGACGATATTCGTTTCCTCCCACAGCATATCGGAAGTGGAGAAAATCTGTTCCCGCGTCGCCATACTCAAAGCGGGGAAGCTGGCTGCGCTCGTGTCCCAGCAGGAGTGGAAGAACTCCCCCGGCGGGCTTGAGGAAATTTTCGTAAGGACCGTGAGAGGCTGA
- a CDS encoding ABC transporter permease subunit: MRSAAIIAAQTLREQWKNRFLQLLLIFGGALVYAALLLGAMAMEQEHRVLVNFGAGLIELAGLAAVVVGAAYAVLRDMENKTIYLILSRPVSRGAYIAGKYAGLLLAAAAAMACMAAMHILLLKMRGADAGAGYWAVIFSSWLKAAVAGALTMLVSLISTSSLSALLMSCIFWTLGHFTGELQYLSSRLAGPAAFAVKPILWIIPDLSLLNLRDSLAAGAPHAPWSVMLGYSVLYAAVCLGLSCALFSRKEF; this comes from the coding sequence ATGCGTTCCGCCGCCATCATCGCCGCACAAACCCTGCGCGAGCAGTGGAAAAACAGGTTCCTTCAACTGCTGCTTATCTTCGGCGGCGCGCTGGTATATGCCGCGCTGCTTCTGGGCGCAATGGCCATGGAGCAGGAGCATCGCGTGCTTGTCAACTTCGGCGCGGGGCTTATAGAGCTTGCCGGGCTGGCGGCAGTGGTGGTTGGCGCGGCATACGCCGTGCTGCGCGACATGGAAAACAAGACCATTTATCTGATTCTGTCGCGTCCCGTCTCGCGCGGGGCATACATCGCGGGCAAATACGCGGGCCTGCTGCTGGCGGCGGCGGCCGCCATGGCCTGCATGGCGGCAATGCATATTCTGCTGCTTAAGATGCGCGGCGCGGACGCGGGCGCCGGCTACTGGGCCGTCATATTCTCTTCCTGGCTTAAGGCAGCCGTGGCCGGCGCGCTTACCATGCTGGTGTCGCTGATTTCAACCTCGTCCCTGTCCGCGCTGCTGATGTCCTGCATCTTTTGGACACTGGGCCATTTCACGGGGGAGCTGCAGTATCTTTCCTCGCGGCTTGCCGGGCCGGCGGCTTTCGCCGTCAAACCGATACTGTGGATTATCCCGGACCTGAGCTTGCTCAATCTCCGGGACAGTTTAGCCGCCGGCGCGCCTCACGCGCCCTGGAGCGTTATGCTGGGATACAGCGTTCTGTACGCGGCGGTATGCCTGGGTCTGTCCTGCGCATTGTTCTCGCGCAAAGAGTTCTGA
- a CDS encoding glycosyltransferase family 4 protein: MNLLFVSESRGWSGGANQMLLTAKELSARGHKVFFALPEGEIRSRAEAAGFDCRPINIRQDYDLPSAFAVKKIAGQTQADIVHAHHPQAHAVCLAARYFGMAAPLIVTRRVIFPLRANPFSALKYRSSRVSRYIAVCNAAKAELVKGGVAAERVEVIPSAVDISKYAAARQKRAALEMKPPFRVGLIGHYAWFKGHDYLLRAAQEIVARFPGTKFVFAGRDTEKLKPIAEEYCVEKNVEILGERRDVPDILAGLHVFAMPSLQEGIATALIEAQSAGVPSVATRIGGIPDVMLADQTGLMVPEKDSHSLAQAIMRYFSEPELAAQMAQRGYERVQANFDLPAVCSRLETLYMSTAAPKAVRTTP; the protein is encoded by the coding sequence ATGAATCTTCTTTTCGTAAGCGAATCCAGGGGCTGGAGCGGCGGCGCAAACCAGATGCTGCTTACCGCAAAGGAACTCTCCGCGCGGGGGCATAAGGTTTTCTTTGCGCTCCCCGAAGGCGAAATCCGCTCCCGCGCAGAGGCCGCCGGGTTTGACTGCCGCCCTATCAACATCCGCCAGGATTACGACCTGCCTTCCGCATTTGCCGTCAAAAAAATAGCGGGGCAGACGCAGGCCGATATCGTCCACGCGCATCATCCTCAGGCGCATGCGGTATGCCTGGCGGCAAGATATTTCGGCATGGCCGCGCCGCTGATTGTAACCCGGCGGGTCATTTTTCCGCTGCGCGCCAACCCGTTCAGCGCGCTTAAATACCGCTCGTCCAGGGTTTCGCGCTATATCGCAGTCTGCAACGCCGCGAAGGCGGAGCTTGTCAAAGGCGGCGTCGCGGCGGAGCGGGTGGAGGTAATTCCGTCGGCGGTGGACATATCCAAATACGCCGCCGCGCGGCAGAAACGCGCGGCGCTGGAGATGAAGCCTCCTTTCCGCGTAGGGCTTATCGGGCATTATGCCTGGTTCAAGGGGCATGACTATCTGCTGCGCGCCGCGCAGGAAATCGTCGCGCGCTTTCCCGGCACCAAATTTGTATTCGCCGGACGCGACACCGAAAAGCTAAAACCCATCGCCGAGGAATACTGCGTGGAGAAAAACGTGGAAATTCTGGGCGAGCGCCGCGATGTCCCGGACATTCTGGCCGGCCTGCATGTTTTCGCCATGCCGTCGCTGCAGGAAGGCATAGCGACGGCCCTTATAGAGGCGCAAAGCGCGGGCGTCCCTTCGGTGGCCACCAGAATTGGCGGCATACCGGATGTGATGCTGGCGGACCAGACCGGCCTTATGGTGCCGGAAAAAGATTCCCACTCGCTTGCGCAAGCCATAATGCGCTATTTCAGCGAGCCGGAGCTGGCCGCGCAAATGGCGCAGCGCGGATACGAGCGCGTGCAGGCCAATTTCGACCTGCCCGCAGTCTGCTCCCGGCTTGAGACGCTTTATATGTCCACAGCCGCCCCGAAAGCTGTCCGAACCACGCCCTGA